GTGATCATCGATGACGTCCTTGCCACCGGTGGGACCTTGGCTGCGGCGATGCGGCTGCTGGAGGCCAGCGGTGCAAATGTCCTGAGCGCCGGCGTGGTGCTGGAATTGGCGGCCCTGGGCGGCCGCGATGTGGTGGCACCGCTACGGGTCAGCAGCCTGCACACGGTGTGAGGGATATCCTCGATATCTCAGATGCTCAGCGGGAGGTGACGATGGCCAGCGAACCGGCTACGGACACTGGTACGGGCCAGGCGGTCCAGTCGCCCCCGACGCTGCCGGGATCCACGGGTGCCGACCCCGCCAAGGCTCTCGACACCGCGAAGCTTCCCGATACCACCAAGACCAGTGCCTCGCGCCGGGTCCGTGCGCGGCTGGCCCGCCGGATGACCGCGCAGCGCAGTGCGGTCAACCCGGTCCTGGAGCCTCTGGTCGCGGTCCACCGCGAGATCTATCCGAAGGCCGACCTGCAGTTGCTGCAGCGCGCCTATGACGTCGCAGACCAGCGGCACGCCGACCAGTTGCGCAAGTCGGGCGACCCCTACATCACGCATCCGCTGGCTGTGGCCAACATCCTGGCCGAACTCGGTATGGACACCACCACGCTCGTGGCCGCCCTCCTGCACGACACGGTGGAAGACACCGGTTACACCCTGGAGGCGTTGACCGCCGAGTTCGGGGCTGAGGTGGGCCACCTGGTCGACGGAGTCACCAAGCTGGACAAGGTGGTGCTCGGTTCGGCCGCCGAGGGCGAGACCATCCGCAAGATGATCATCGCGATGGCCCGGGACCCGCGCGTGCTGGTGATCAAGGTGGCCGACCGGCTGCACAACATGCGCACCATGCGTTTCCTGCCGCCGGAGAAGCAGGCCCGCAAGGCCCGCGAGACGCTGGAAGTGATTGCGCCGCTGGCCCATAGGCTCGGCATGGCGACGGTCAAGTGGGAGCTGGAAGACCTGTCGTTCGCGATCCTGCACCCTAAGAAGTACGAGGAGATCGTGCGCCTGGTCGCCGACCGGGCACCGTCTCGCGACACCTACCTGGCCAAGGTGCGCGCCGAGATCGGCGTGGCGCTGAGCGCGATGAAGATCAACGCGGTGGTCGAGGGCAGACCCAAGCATTACTGGTCGATCTACCAGAAGATGATCGTCAAGGGCCGCGACTTCGACGACATCCACGACCTGGTGGGCGTGCGGATCCTGTGCGACGAGATCCGGGATTGCTACGCCGCGGTCGGTGTCGTGCACTCACTGTGGCAACCGATGGCGGGCCGCTTCAAGGACTACATCGCCCAGCCGCGTTACGGCGTCTACCAGTCGCTGCACACCACGGTCGTGGGTCCGGAGGGCAAGCCGCTGGAGGTGCAGATCCGCACCCGCGACATGCACCGCACCGCCGAGTACGGCATCGCTGCGCACTGGCGCTACAAGGAAGCCAAGGGCCGCAACGGGGTTCCGCACAGTGGTGCGGCCACCGAGATCGACGACATGGCCTGGATGCGGCAACTGCTCGACTGGCAGCGGGAAGCGGCCGATCCGGGGGAGTTCCTCGAGTCGTTGCGTTACGACCTTGCGGTGCAGGAGATCTTCGTCTTCACCCCCAAGGGTGACGTGATCAACCTGCCCACGGGCTCGACCCCGGTGGACTTCGCGTACGCGGTGCACACCGAGGTGGGGCACCGCTGTATCGGCGCACGGGTCAACGGCAGGCTCGTCGCGTTGGAACGCAAGCTGGAAAACGGTGAAGTCGTCGAGGTGTTCACCTCGAAGGCGCCCAATGCCGGGCCGTCGCGTGACTGGCAGACCTTCGTGGTGTCGCCGCGGGCCAAGGCGAAGATCCGCCAGTGGTTCGCCAAGGAGCGCCGCGAAGAAGCCCTGGAATCGGGCAAGGATGCCATCGCACGTGAGGTCCGCCGCGGTGGACTTCCGTTGCAGCGCTTGATCAATGCCGATTCGATGGCCGCGCTGGCCCGCGAGCTGCGCTACACCGACGTGTCCGCGCTGTACACCGCGGTCGGCGAGGGTCACGTCTCGGCGCGCCACGTCGTGCAGCGGCTGCTCGCCCAGTTCGGTGGCGACGACGCGGCCGAGGACGAACTCGCCGAGCGGTCCACCCCGCTGACCATGCCGGTGCGCCAGCGCAGCACCGACGACACCGGCGTCGCGGTGCCGGGAGCTC
The window above is part of the Mycolicibacterium fortuitum subsp. fortuitum genome. Proteins encoded here:
- a CDS encoding RelA/SpoT family protein yields the protein MASEPATDTGTGQAVQSPPTLPGSTGADPAKALDTAKLPDTTKTSASRRVRARLARRMTAQRSAVNPVLEPLVAVHREIYPKADLQLLQRAYDVADQRHADQLRKSGDPYITHPLAVANILAELGMDTTTLVAALLHDTVEDTGYTLEALTAEFGAEVGHLVDGVTKLDKVVLGSAAEGETIRKMIIAMARDPRVLVIKVADRLHNMRTMRFLPPEKQARKARETLEVIAPLAHRLGMATVKWELEDLSFAILHPKKYEEIVRLVADRAPSRDTYLAKVRAEIGVALSAMKINAVVEGRPKHYWSIYQKMIVKGRDFDDIHDLVGVRILCDEIRDCYAAVGVVHSLWQPMAGRFKDYIAQPRYGVYQSLHTTVVGPEGKPLEVQIRTRDMHRTAEYGIAAHWRYKEAKGRNGVPHSGAATEIDDMAWMRQLLDWQREAADPGEFLESLRYDLAVQEIFVFTPKGDVINLPTGSTPVDFAYAVHTEVGHRCIGARVNGRLVALERKLENGEVVEVFTSKAPNAGPSRDWQTFVVSPRAKAKIRQWFAKERREEALESGKDAIAREVRRGGLPLQRLINADSMAALARELRYTDVSALYTAVGEGHVSARHVVQRLLAQFGGDDAAEDELAERSTPLTMPVRQRSTDDTGVAVPGAPGTLTKLAKCCTPVPGDTIMGFVTRGGGVSVHRTDCTNAASLQQQSERIIEVNWAPSPSSVFLVAIQVEALDRHRLLSDVTRVLADEKVNILSASVTTSNDRVAISRFTFEMGDPKHLGHLLSVVRNVEGVYDVYRVTSAA